A region of the Zootoca vivipara chromosome 3, rZooViv1.1, whole genome shotgun sequence genome:
CACACCACTCCTAAGCAAAGTTTCGCAACAATCAGCAGTAATTGCTAATTAACAATAATTGCTGACAACCTTAACTACCTTTATTTGCAAGCAAGACCTACTGTTCaccacataagaagagcctgcaggatcaggccaaaggcccatgtaaTGCAGTATcgggttctcacagtggccaaccagatgcctatgggaaaccagcatagctgtcaagttttttccttttttttaagggaaattccctcatgctgaataggcttcctcgcgataaaagggaaaacttgacagctatggaaaccagggagcagaacatgagcacaagagtatctccctcctttccagcaacgggtatttggaagcattgctgccaagaactgtggaggtagagcataaccattgtggctagtagtcatcTCCAcaaaatcttcttttaaagccatccaagttggtggccaatcTCTGCCTCCTGGGGAAGTGAATCCCATAGATTGTCTGTGTGCTGCGTAAAGGTGTACTTTcctttatctgtcccaaatctcccaaaattcagcttcattggatgtcaacGAGTTCCAGTATTAGgagagagattattattattattattattattattattagtctatcCGCTTTCTTCATGCcatatgccattttttaaaacacgAACTCTGATCTCATGGCATGGTTTTGGTATTTTAATGCCTACTTTGATAGTAGAtttcataaaataatagaattgtagaagggaccccgaggatcatcaagtccaaccacccgcaatgcaggaataggcagctgtcctgtACCGGGAATCGAACCAGCAACCTTTGCATTATGAGCGCCAtgctctctaaccaactgagctatccaggtatgATGTTTTCTGGTTACATGCTGTGAACACAGATGGTTCGGAATAAAAGTACAACTagctaataaataaaatgtgtactcagaggtaagtcccgtCGAGGTCAGGATAGCTAACTCCCGGGGTAAGTGTCCAAAAGACACTTCCAAGTAAGCCTTCACTCTTAAACACCTTCCATAGAGAGTTAATCTCACTGAACCCAGTGGGACTGAGTTTAAGAAGACTGGTTTAAAATTGGGCTGTAAAATAATATTATCCCTATTGGCTGTAGTGGAATTAACTCTAGGACTGTTATCCTAAGCATCACTTGTAATGATGGGAACATTCTCTTCCAGGTAAAGGAAAATACATTAATGCACCTGGCATCAATCcggtgccttccatatgttgttggtttCTAACTCTCAGCCAGCACTGTGCATGCCAGCAAGCATtgcatctggtgggcaccaggttgaggaaggttgtTAGCAGTCTCCATAGATAACCCAGTGGCGGAGGGCTTAATGCCCTGTGATCACACCTACGGTATAAGCGCGCAGCGTTACTCAGCTGGGAATCGAACTGCAGACGTCCAGGCGAAGCTAAAGCACGGTACGATGATATTGGGGAAAGGGGACATTTGGTCCACGCCACGTCCCATTTTCATCTGGAAAAACGGAGATCGCTCGGTAAGGGGGACCACCCTGCCTGCGGGACGCTGCCGTCTGCTAAGGAGGAATCAGTATCCTGTTCAGGATGCTAATTCTCTTCCACCTCAGCGAGAGAGAGCGCCTTTGATGTGTTCCTCCGATTAGTAAATGGGCATCTTTCATCTCACCAACCCTAGACTGGCCAGGCGATTCTCTCCGCTTTCCACCCGCGGGAGAAAATAAGCTTATGTCAACGTAGGGAAATGGATGGAGGCCGCGAACGAAGTCGAGTCAAACCGCCTGCTTTGAACTCCGCTCGGCTACTTTACCTGAACCATTAACAgtttcaaaatgtgtgtgttgtcCACTGAGGCAAGCAGCTATGACAGTTAAGTCGCAAGGAACTCAGAGGGACTTATTTTCAACAGGGGGCAACGGATCTAGGATCGGGTTAAACGTTCTGCGCAGAACGTCTAGCCCGATCCTAGACCTATTGGACCCCCATCGAAAATTAGCCCTCACGCACTAGTCTTGTCCCAGACTAGAGGACCTGAACAGGTTCTCCCGGGCCTCTAGATTCAACTGCTGCCAGTTACTCATATAAACATAATATTTGGGGAATGGGGAAAATTGCCCTCAAGGACACTAGCGTGCAAGCGTTGCAACCACCAGAACACATTTTCTGGAGAAGGCGACCCTGACTTCTGTCATGGGAAAGAGATGTCACCTTTAACAGGTTCTAGTAAAATCAAGCCACTGGTTAGACGCTTTGGGAGACGGAGTTGCGCAGCGGCGGTGGTTTGGGGTGAGaataaactgcatttttattcacaGAAGTTTACGAACAGGTGTCAGATTTGCAACCTGTCTCTCAAACAAGTCCCCAACGCCCCAAAGGCCGCTTATTCATTAGAGAGGCCAGAGCTCCCTGTCCCCAGATACCCGCGCAAAATGGCGATCCTCTTCCTAGTCAAGACCAGCAGCAACGGTACCGTAGATATTCTCAGAATTTGGACCCACGCAGAGACAAACGCgcgctgcaggaagctcctttcAACTCCGCGGGGCAGAAAGGATTGTCCCGCAGCTCTGAGCCTGTAACCTAGGCAGAATCTGCTCAAGAGAAGCTAgcgcctccccccctttctttattttgcaataaatGATAAAAACAGACGACTTGGATTCAAAGCGCCTTTCAGCCCTGTTAAAGACAGCAGGGATTGAAATCACCTTGGCGTTTGGGTTTCAAGTACGCAGGAATTTGGATTTAAACCTTACCCCACCCCCGCTTCCCAAATGTTCGAGATCGTGGTGCTAATTTCGAATAAAAGCTGCGATCCCATCACACCGGGGATCCCTTACACCGGGGAGAAAGCCCGGTGGTGGGGTACCTCCCGGTGAAGGCACGCGTGGGCTCCGGCTGCCTTTGGGGTTGTGGGTGGCCCTTATTGGACCTCCCGACGAAGttcacttttgcatgcaaaatccaGCCGGCCACCTCTAAAGTGGAACCCAGATTCTCCGGCGAGTTTTTCCAAGAGAGTGGTTTCTGGATGGCCGCCTCAGAGTacagcagaagggagagagagccGGTCCAACCAGATGATATCTGCTTTATTAGGCCCACATGTGAGTGGAAGCAGAGGGAGCTGCGACTATGTTTTGGATTTTCTACCAACGCTAGCGCACCAGAAAATACCTTTGAACTCACTTATGGCGCAGGAGGGTGCCAAAAGTGAATTCAGCCGGCCTGCGGAAGACTTGCACATCAAAGGTGCGCGTCCGGGCGGGTCCTCCCGCTATTCGGCTGCTTGGCTCTTTCACACGTGTTAATTGTACAAGGGCTGACACTTGCCCTCTCTGGCTGTGTGAGGGGGTTTCGAAATTGCTGCAAGCTTTCTGTTGCGAAGAAATTGGGCCTTTTCGGCTCATCCGTCCTTCTAGACCCGTTAACTGGCCTCcgtatttgtttttaaagccatATTATATTCTCCATTTCAGGCCGGTTTAACAAGGTTCTGGAGTTATTTTCCGTCGGCTCCCCTAACCCTGTTTCTAAATATGggggtgcttttttgggggggggaaccctctcaTGCCAGTTAGTTACACAATGGGAGATTAGGGAAAGTGCCCCTCAGCAAAACAAAAGACTCACTCGAAATCAGAGGGGATGACTGCTCGGCCAAAGAGTTTAGGGTCGCGGTGCGCGGCTGCAACGTACAAGCGTCCCCTCGGAAGCACTTGACAGCCCCACGGTTTCACACAGAGAATTTGCTGAGAAATCCATCCTGTTCGATGGGACCCATGTCCCGGTAAGAACTACAAGGGAGGGATGAGAGGACGCTAGTAGCGGTGGGTGGCTTCCCAAAACTCCAAACCACCACCCACTTACTCCAGAGTAGTACTATCTGAGTTGCTGGGCTATCACAACAACGTGGGCTTCCTTAATCCGCCGACAGAGCTAACAATACCGTGGCGGCTCGTGTGCTGCTGGCAAAGTCCACGTTAAACAGGCTTCGTATACTGCGTTTAAGGCCTAAGCTAGAAGTGCCCAACTTTTCGGCTCGTCTCTCTGGCGTCGAGATTCTGTTTGATTCTGTCTCAATGTGGTTCAATGCCTGCAGCCTTCAGAATCCCTTTGGAGCTAGTTCGGTTCGTTTTCCACCACTAATTTCATATACCCTTGGAACAGGATGGATAAACCTTTACGGATTTGTATTGGAGGCTGATTTACTCAGGGAGAGAATCCATACTGTTAGGAGCAGCCCAGCTGCGTGTGTATTTATTTACTCAGAGTTAAGGCCCCCAGGTCGGACTGATCCAACTCAACCGACCTAGGGCAGTAGTTTCGGGTGTGTGCTACGATCGAAAAGCTGCCCATTTATTCTAAGATAGCCCCCTCTTAACGCTAATTCGTTGCTCCTTAAGAGTCAACTACTGAACAACTATTTCCATCTCGGAAGATAAGTTTCATAAgagaaattaaaacacaatgcaacATCCGACGATTTTTCTTCTAGATCATAGTATTCCGGCTTAAAGGAACACTCTTGTGTTCACAGCTTATTAGTAATTTATGGGACGCGTTTGCATTGATTAATATGACATTATTATAGCATATTTCTGTCCCACGGTTCATTATTATCCTTCCATCTACTATCTGGAATCTGCCCCATCCCTCTTATTTTCACTGAAGTAATGGAATGAAAGGGAACTTGTATCCGGATAGATAAGCAGCCACTTTAACGTGAACGGAAACTCCTGAGATTTATTTCCCAGAAAATGTGCCGTTTCGGAACAATGTGGGGTACGTCTGTGTGCTCCAACGCATTTTGAAAACCCTGGCTTTCTCTCCAGCTGGTATCCTAAGCAAATTCAAGGGCTTGTCAAAGGGAGAAAGCGATTTACAGCTGGCCGCAAGAAACGTGTTAATTGTGATCATCACCAAGGGTTAAAATCATTGATGATCGTGGctttagccacacacacacacaccggccccAGGGGCAAAGAAGTTCGCTTTTATAGAGTTGGGGGCCTGCTGGGACCATTCTACAAGCAAGCAGCTTTTTTCCAACAGTGCTACGCGAAGTTACGGTGCTTACTACCTTTCCTCCACTTTAAACTACTACACTCGTGTGGAGTCCCATTGTAATGAGTAGAATGCCGGCAATAGCGCGGACAGCTTGAGAAACTCGGGCTGGGTAGGAAGAATTTAACTCATGCAGCTCAATCCCAAGCGCTGGAAGTTGAGGAGCACCGGTTCGAATGCgacttacacccaggtaagtgaatttaggattgcagcttttaaTCTTGATTCCCACCAGGAGTTCGTGTGTTCGGGATGGGGTATTAAACGTGGTTAATTTTGCTGGCGAGGAAGGACCTGATAGTCTTCTAAAGTGTTCAGGTGTATTTGTTCAATATGCATTAGAGATATTTACTAGCATAATtaatactccccccccttttagtaTTGTTTTGAGTGCTTTCTTCCTGTACGGAGAAACGGCTCACTCAACACGTTTCTGTTACATAAATATGTAGCCAAGATTGCAGTCCAACACTCAGATTCATTAAAGTATTCcttattgaattcaatggcacttacttccaagtagataaGGATGGGGCCGCGAAGTAAATTAAAGTTGAGAAAACTATAAATATTTTCCCGGGAAGCGGAAAAGAGTTAGACAGAATAGGAAGTTGGCCTGATTGAGAAAAGGAACGAAGGAAGATCTAGCCTTCTCCTGTTCCATTTACTTTAAAACTCTGCTCCATTTCTTCCAAATCAAGTTTTCCGAGGAAGTGGCCTGGGAGAGAAGCCGAAGCAAAGCGATTTAGCTTTGGCGGGGCAACTCAGTGTTGCTCTGGAGTAAAATAGTTCCTTGGGGGGTGGGCGCGGGGAGTCAACTGGTTGGGACCTGTGTGTTCCTGCTTTTCCAAAAGCATTATATGAACGAAACGGCGAAAAGTTAAGATTGCTgttttacaaagagaataaagcgCCACGTTCTCGTTTCATTGCCATTTCCCTTCGCCTTTCCCTGTCTTATAGTGAACCTCAAGGCCGGTGGCGCTTCTCCCCCGCGGCCTGATCCTCTGCGCGTTTACTCGGGAGCAAGTGCTCGCTAAGTTCAAGGCTGCTTACGCGACAAAAGCGCCCTTGTGCGCGCCTCAGCGCCGCGCAGTTTGGCCTGGAATGGTTAAGCAAACCTAGGAAGAGTCCGGCATCCACCGCCCCTCCCCTGGTCCCCAAATCAGAaatctttttcagctggggaTGGGGGTCGAAAGAGGGAGCCAGGAGGAAGTACTTACTCGTACCTTTCTTTGGCCTCGGCCGCCCGGTCCCTCTGCCTCCGGTTCTTGAACCAGTTGCTGACTTGGGTGGTGGTGAGCCCGGTGGCTTCGGCCAGCTCCCTCTTCTCCCGAGGGGACGGGTAAGGGTTGTGCGCGTACCATTCCCGCAGCACGCTGCGGCTCTTCTCCTTGAAGCAGTAGCTGGTCTCCTCGCCGTCCCAGATGGAGCGGGGCAAGGGGAACTTGCGGCGGACCCGGTACTTGCCGACGGCCCCTAGGGGTCGCCCCCGCAGCTTCTCGGCCTCGATGTAGTGCGCCTTGAGCCACAGCTGCTGCAGCTTGGGGTGGTTGTGCGCCGAGAACtggtggctctccaggatctTGTAGAGCTCGCGGAAGTTGCCTCGGTGGAAAGCCACCACGGCCTTGGCCTTCAGCACGCTCTCGTTCTTGTGCAGGTGCTCGCAAGCCGGCAGCGACCACAGGAAGCGGCCCAGCCTCTCGATGTTGCCCCCTTGCTGGAGAACCTCGCACACGCACGCCACTTGCTCCTGGGTGAAGCCAAACGTGGGCAGCATGGACATGGTGGCGGGCGCCCGGGAGAGGCCCTGCTCCTCCTGCCACCTCCGCCTCTTAGCGCATCAGCCCTGGCCGAAAGGGGGCAGCCACtcggggtggggtagggggggcGACGCGGCCGGGCGCCCCGCAGGCACCGCCTGGGGGGGCAGAACTGGCGGCGGCGGGTCgtgcgggggaggggggtgtccggGACGCGCGCGCGACAGCCGGCACCAATGGAGAGAGGACTTCGCGAGGGGCCAGCCAACCACAGAGCGCCGGGGCTAACTTACTTACAAATGGAGCCCTCGGGCTTAGGTCAGCGCTGGCGGGGCCGCTGCGCCGGCGCCCGTGGAGCTTAGAGAATCTTCGCGCGCGGGGGAGGATCAAAGGCAGAGCAACCGGAGCACTCACTTTCACCTCTTCTCGCTTGCTCTCCTCCTGCCTCTTCGGCTTTTGACCGCCCGCTTGGTTTGTAAGTCCCGGAGTTCCGATCAGCAAACTTTGCGGCTCTATTGTGTGAGAGGCTGCGGCGCTCGCAACAGTGGAACTttcgctctccccaccccctggccgGGCTTGCGAGTTccactctcttctctctctctctctcttcctccctcccccctccccgctttcagCGATAGGATCTCTTACATGTAATCCAGTACTTTAAAAAGTCctgctcccctcttcctccttcctcctcctcttcgtctcttcgctctcctcctcttctcttcttgccgggtcttctctctccctctttctttttttcttttcatcctccttcccctccccctcttcttcccctccctccctctcttcttcccctccctccctctccctctccctctccaaataATATTATTCTAAACTGGCATGAAAAAGTGATTAGCCGCGCTGTGATTGGTCCAGTTATTTGACCCGGGGACTGCCAAGGAGAAGACAATTGTTTTAATCAAATTATTTGCCATGGTGACGCTGTCAATCAAAAGTAACCCGATCTGTTTTGAGGTGGCTCCCCGGCTCGGTTGACAGATTGCTTTGAGCCACTCGGAGGAGGGCTTTTTTAGAGCTGGGATATTACTAAGAAGTGGAAGATGCCtggttggtgggggtggggggagaaaaagcagagcgggtggggagagaaataaatGTCTGCTGTGATTGACGTTGCAAAACatggaaagagggggggagtCCCACCCGGGCCTGACCGCTGACTGACAGCGGGGGCGCTACAACACCGACAGGTCTCCCACATCCTACCGTTTCTACTTTTAGTTTGATGCTTTCCACTTCGAAACAATCTCAAAtttggaggaaaggggtgggtgggtgggtgcgcgcGCGCATAGCGTCTTGAAATTTTGGAAAATCTTACTGGAAGCTTCCGTGTGGATGAAGACTTCCAAACTTTTGCAGAGGTCATCTTTCCTACGGTCCCTCCACCCTTTAGTGAGTTATAAAAACGAAAGTACCAACAGTTTTCAAAGCGTTTACACTGCCTCTTCCTTGATCCTAGAACATTCACTGGGAGTAAttgaattgcattaaaaaaatcaaacgcCCAGGCTTATAACCCGTTCGCTTTTACCAGTCATGACTGCCCTGGGTTATTCTACCTTCAAATTCAGTGCAAAAGGCTTAATGCTCGGGTTTTAAGGAAAATTTAATTCGCTATCCCTCCAACTGCAGCTTAACTGGAATGTTGATGCATCTGTAGTGGGGCGCATCCATTCTTAATCACGCACATTTCTTTTATTGAATGAAGCAGATTGACCCGATGACAAGCAGATTTAATTTCACTGTAATTTTCTTCTTAGGAGGGGAGATATGCAGCCTAACACGGAAACTCTAAAACCGATTTACGCTCTAGTCCTGTGTCCACTTAACTTGGCAAGTATTTAGTACAGCTCTCTGCCGGGGGCGGTGGAGGGGGAGCTTAGAGGGAGTGACTTGGTGAATAAGTTTAAACAGAAAACACACTTTATTGGGAAATAGCCTCCTGTGTTTAGAACCGGGATGCCTGTTATAGTTAGAAAAAGTATCTTTTGGTTATATCTTAATATTGCagatttgcctccccccccccatcgtagATAGAAGAATCCCACCGAAACCAAAGCACCTATTCTTCAGAATAGGGATTCTATCCAGGCACACTTTGCTTATAATCGGCGGGCCGTTTATTAAGATAGAGAGATATGAGCATGCATTTCCTCTCCCTCGTTTTATTCCCCGGCATCTGTTCGTTTCACTTCTTCTCTCCAAATAGAAAATGTAGTGAAGGCGATAGAGAGAGGGAGATCAAGAGGAAAGGAGATCGGCAGCCGTGTTCGGCTTCACGCGTGCGTCAAAGGCAGTTTAAATGAACAAGAGGTGCCTGAGCTCAAAGTTCTGGGTGCCTTTTCGGGTCGCATTTTGCCCGAGATCTGCAGCTCGCATGATCTCAGCCAGCCCAGCCCTCAGCGCCGCAAACTATCTCGCTAGCCCCAATTTCCTCGGTCTCCTACAAGGAGGGTCAACTTTCCCTCATCCTGACTAGTGCAGACGGAGGTAGATCCATAGTGCTCAGTCTTCAAAACAGTAGGAGCCTGTCTCGAAGCCGCATTCTCTGGAATGCCAAGGCCTTAGCCGCGCGCACAGTTGGTCGCAATTTCCGGAGGAAGGAAAAGTATTCTGCGTATGCTCCACGGAACTCTTGTCAAATAACTGTAAGATCGAAAGCAGGTTAAGACCGACGAGGAGCTCCCGTACATTCACAGGACCACCACTTCTGAACCCATTGTGCTATTACTTTCTTTTTCCAGCCCGGACGGTGGGAAACCTAACGACCCCTCTCAGAAGCGCCGGGGCATCCCCTGTGCCCTGGTCCTACACAGCACGAGCGGCAACTCAGCAAGTTCCACCCTGCGGGTCTCTCCGAAGCGCTTTCTCAGCGAGACAACAGCGTGAGGCCTCCAGTGCGCACACGCCTCCAGAACTCTGGGTCAAGTTGGGAGGAGGAGAGATCAGCTCGGAGTTGGTGCCTCGCGGGAAAGTGGCCACTTGGGAACTCCGGAGTTCTGCTGGAAGTGGAACTGAGAGGAATCATCACGCGCGGAGAAGCTTGGATGGGGCGGGCGTGGATGGAACGTTGCTCAGAAGAGGAAAAGAAGCGGAGCgttcgttcgttcattcatttattgaCTGATTTCACCAACAGCTTGAGATTTTCTTTCTCGCGGTTCTTCtcatcttccttcttctttctcaaGGTATAAACTCCGCTAGACCTGTGAAAGAGTTTTAGATCTTGCTGGAAAAACTCGACTTCTTTTTGAAAAGCTCAGTAACTCCGGAAGgctacaataaaaaacaaaaacaggggaGGGTTGTTTTTCTGACTGCAGATGAAACAGAGGACTAAATCGGTGGCTCGCTCGGTTTAAAACCTACTGTTTGTTGTTCTCTGCAGTCCTTAGAGCCAGACCAAGTTCAGGCTGGTAATTATCTCTCTGATTTAACGGGATTTCTTCTGGCATGACTGCTGCCTGCGCCTCCAACGGTGTGCGGTCAGTACCTTGACCCTGAACGCAAATTCCCTCAAAGGGTCATGTCGATTTCAGAGCGATATACCTTATCTAAATAATGGGTTTCAGATCTGGGTGCAGGAAGTGCGCGCAGACGAATCTGAAGTACGTAATCCGCATCCCGTTGATCCGTTCAGCGGGTGGGggaattttcaaaacaaaaacatctcgCTGTGTCTCTAATAAATCCAGATTGCAATCCTCATTGCAGCACAAACACGGGATTTCGTGagctttacttccaagtaagtgtgcataggatggaTGGCAACCTAACAGTCCAGAACTATACAGCTTTACTCAGGTGTCAACCTCTGAAATTCCTCTGGGCTTGCCCTTGAGTAAAtaggtataggactgcagccgaAGGCTTTCACGTTGTCCTGAGAGGACTTAGCAGCCAAATAAACATGCGTAAACTGGGCTGCAAGTGGAACTTGAATGTAGAccaagttttaaaaaaagaaaagtaaagttttggtttttttgagagagagagaaagaggaaaagattgGATATTTATCCCAAATGCGACGTTATAACAACTGGCTGGTTCCTATTCTGCAAGCTCAGTACCCGGTTCCACCATACAGTATATTATGACAGATGTTCCCTGAAACAGCATTAATGTAAAGATGTGACCAAGGCACGTTTCCATGGGCACTTTTGAATAAAGATGCTTAAATGGGTCACGAGGCACGTCTCATGAAAATCCAAGAGACTACTTTTTAATCTGTGAAACATTTCTGTCTTGCCTTTCCCAAACTCGAGAAGGCTTACCGAAAACAGCAGCCGGCAACTGAAAATGAGTTTAGATACAATCAATATAAATtcaagaaaaagcagcagcaaagagccTTCGTGTTCCTCCGAGTGCACTTTGATTTTGAGGAAATCGGACTGCTAAGCCAAAAATGAAGGGTGGGCCctatattacattacattaatGACTTGAATGGGGCATGTGTGATACAGGACTTCAGCCTAAGCTAGGAATCAGGAAGTCCCCGGTTGCAATCTGGCCTCTGCGATGAATTTGCTAGAGGTGCCCTTAGTTAGGCCTGCCAAGCAACTCTGCTTTAGCCTCAGCAGTCTATCTGCCATCTGAGGATGATAACacccaccttgcagggttgtttgtAAGGATTTGGAAAATGATGAGCGAATTGCTTTGAGCAGTTGGATCCATTATagaaatactgttgttgttgttatcgttgcttttatttattcagtttaaaaataaataaatagcagagtTCCTAATTAAAGCAGGATGCCCTCTGAGAGAAAGAACATGTCTTTTAGGAATTGTTGTTAAAACTGTGGTTAATGGTTCAGGAAggaatgtctgtctgtctgtctgtctgtctgtctgtctgtctgtctgtctgtctctctctctctctctctctctctctctctctctctctctctcacacacacacacacacacacacacacaccccttgtggATTACTTGGATCGAGCCGAACCTTGTTCGAATCTGaaaatctcagcagctggaaacgGGAACCCGAGTAGATCGGGCTGGGGGTTGGGTTGGAAACAGCAGCTGCTCGCCTCTGCCGGAAGGAGACGTCAGGACCTGTTCTGAGGACTGATCTAAGAATCTCTCTCCTCCAGTACCCTGGGAAAAATCTGAGTCCGCAAAACGAGGCCAAGGGAATAAAAGTTTTGGACATATCTTTACACTTAAGCCTgacagagctccccccccccgcccctttggTGAAGTTCAGAACTTTGGTGTAAGCCTAAGAGTCAATATAGTCATCATAGCATAGACTGGCTGGGAGCAGAAAGGAATTGGTGACTGGAGGTGCACGCCGCTGGTTTTGGAGGGGCCTGCAGAAAATGTCCATAAGGGAGGAAATCTGCATGGATAGATGATGGAAAGATCGTTCCTTAGGGGCTTTCTTCTGGTTCTGGGCTTTCAACAGAAGCAAGTCTAAAATCCTCATATTTCTGTTGCAACTGAAGTTGACAGGGAGCTAGATCCTGAAGCAAGATTCTAGATGACTTAGGCTCCAAGTCCTAAGCTAGGGAGGGAGTGCATTGAACTCATTGTGCCTCATGTCACTTTTGAGGAAACACCCTTAGGACCATTCTGTTAAGCTGCTACCAAAGATCCATTAAGTTGGGTCGAGAAGTGAAAAGGCCTCAATCCCCTCCAATCGCAGCTGACAGTAGGTCTCCAGTGGTGTGCTTTTGAGACACTTCACAGCACCCCGAATGCAGCACAGCTATGTTTACTCGAGTTCACTTGACTTCCATCCTCTGTCAGTCTGGGTTTCGCTTACAGTGCGTGTTCTGGGGCAGATTCAGCGCTGCATTGCTTACACTAGCCAAAGTGTGAACAGAGAGCCAGTGGAGGGCAGCTTTCCTCTTATTAAGTCGTCTCAATAAGAAAATTATGGTCTCGTATGGAAAAGAAGTTGGTTCCAAAACTGCTCCGGCGAAAGACTTTCAGTGCAGGAAATACAGGAAAAGTTTGGCACGCCTTCAAAGCCcaattgaaaccaatgggatttGAAACGCGCTAGAGACCCTTTGAATCCAGTTGGATATACAATAAGTGGCACGCAGCTTCCCCCTACGTCTACTCAAAGGTATAATCGTATCCGCCTTTCTGCCGCCCAGGCGGCCTACATGAAGTATCCAAGGTGTGTTCCATATCCAGATCTTAGACCGGCTGCTCGGCTCCCTCAAGGTTGCTGTATCACGTACCTTCCGACCACGCCCAGCAGTCCTCCCTCCGACATCAAAGAAGCGAAGAAgcgtagagttgggaagggaccccgagagtcatctagtccaaccccctgcaatgcagggatctcaactaaagcatccatgacagatgacctgCAGCCTTAACTGGAGATAAGCCCTATTGACATCACTCAGCGTTACCTCCAAAGAAATAGGCATAGGATCATGCCTGAATACGTCTGTGTATCTGATGGCAGAACTGAAGTTGTTATGAACAATGGGA
Encoded here:
- the SIX2 gene encoding homeobox protein SIX2; the encoded protein is MSMLPTFGFTQEQVACVCEVLQQGGNIERLGRFLWSLPACEHLHKNESVLKAKAVVAFHRGNFRELYKILESHQFSAHNHPKLQQLWLKAHYIEAEKLRGRPLGAVGKYRVRRKFPLPRSIWDGEETSYCFKEKSRSVLREWYAHNPYPSPREKRELAEATGLTTTQVSNWFKNRRQRDRAAEAKERYEENNENSSSNGHNPLSSSLNGNKAVLGSSEDEKTPSGTPDHSSSSPALLLNSNPGLQPLHSLGHPQGPSAIPVPSADPLHHHSLQDSILNSMSSNLVDLGS